In Salvelinus alpinus chromosome 22, SLU_Salpinus.1, whole genome shotgun sequence, one genomic interval encodes:
- the LOC139548750 gene encoding dixin-A-like isoform X7 produces the protein MGAKQMKCLSSASPAHSPKEEYIIAQSTDTPKEAFISAQSEDHAEPGDDKSELTERKSDTEEVLSLCGLCPAPGHGGPEEERSWEEQLECHQEQLEKEMQEARRMVFRLQALLLHGSLPEDEQDVSLGFGDSRANSEQQLVLIRSRLDQSMEEALDLKRELLRHKQEARHLQAIKDALQQRMSVQEAAVLQLKQELLRCSMGKEQLEGENAELKWKLSDRNKLLNEYEQQLGKKDRLLQQQQMKLDDARHNSNEGSHRSSRSEKSGYSNSVSPPPGPAFQHTAQGEELQLVREALRSLRDGFSGHDPQHHTLDTLEQGVASLMDRLYTLDTRRRQQDRGGPYKSPGRRANPTDRDSWPPSSKIAHSHSSPGLDSTVSTKVLYFTDRSLTPFLVNISKRLGEVTLRDFKAAVDRQGSFRYHFKALDPEFGTVKEEVFQDGALVPGWEGKIVAWVEEDHGERR, from the exons CCTCAGTTCAGCCAGCCCTGCACACTCCCCTAAAGAAGAGTACATCATCGCTCAGTCCACAGACACTCCTAAAGAAGCATTTATCTCAGCTCAATCTGAAGACCACGCCGAGCCTGGGGATGACAAATCAGAGTTGACGGAAAGGAAATCTGATACAG AAGAGGTGTTGTCTCTCTGTGGCCTGTGTCCTGCACCAGGGCATGGTGGGCCAGAGGAGGAGAGATCATGGGAGGAGCAGCTGGAGTGTCACCAGGAGCAGCTGGAAAAGGAGATGCAGGAGGCCAGGAGGATGGTGTTCCGCCTGCAG gctcTACTGCTGCATGGCTCTCTCCCTGAGGACGAGCAGGACGTCTCCCTGGGCTTCGGGGATAGCAGGGCTAACTCTGAGCAGCAGCTG GTTCTAATCCGCAGTCGTCTGGACCAAAGCATGGAGGAGGCTCTTGATCTGAAG agggagcttctaaggcacAAGCAAGAGGCACGCCACCTTCAGGCTATTAAG GATGCTCTTCAGCAGCGTATGTCTGTACAGGAGGCTGCGGTGCTGCAGCTGAAGCAGGAGCTACTGAGGTGCAGCATGGGCAAAGAGCAACTGGAGGGGGAGAAC GCAGAGCTCAAATGGAAGTTGAGCGATCGGAACAAACTACTCAATGAGTATGAG CAGCAACTTGGAAAAAAGGATAGACTACTTCAGCAACAGCAAATGAAACTGGACGATGCTCGGCACAACTCTAATGAAGGAAGCCACAGG TCATCTAGGAGTGAAAAGAGTGGGTACAGTAACTCTGTGAGCCCACCCCCTGGTCCGGCCTTCCAACACACAGCT CAGGGAGAGGAACTGCAGCTGGTGAGGGAGGCCCTGCGTAGTCTGAGGGATGGTTTCTCAGGTCACGACCCTCAGCATCACACCCTGGACACACTGGAGCAAGGGGTGGCCAGTCTCATGGACCGCCTATACACACTCGACACACGCCGCAGGCAGCAGGACAgaggg GGTCCATACAAATCACCAGGACGAAGAGCCAACCCCACAGACAGGGACTCATGGCCACCCAGCTCAA AAATAGCTCACTCCCACAGTAGTCCTGGCCTGGACTCCACAGTCTCCACTAAAGTCCTCTACTTCACTGATCGTTCACTCACTCCTTTCCTGGTCAACATCTCCAAAAG GCTGGGGGAGGTGACTCTGAGAGACTTCAAGGCAGCGGTGGACCGCCAGGGTAGCTTCAGGTACCACTTCAAAGCCCTCGACCCAGAGTTTGGGACTGTGAAGGAGGAG
- the LOC139548750 gene encoding dixin-A-like isoform X6, translating to MGAKQMKCLSSASPAHSPKEEYIIAQSTDTPKEAFISAQSEDHAEPGDDKSELTERKSDTEEVLSLCGLCPAPGHGGPEEERSWEEQLECHQEQLEKEMQEARRMVFRLQALLLHGSLPEDEQDVSLGFGDSRANSEQQLVLIRSRLDQSMEEALDLKRELLRHKQEARHLQAIKRMSVQEAAVLQLKQELLRCSMGKEQLEGENAELKWKLSDRNKLLNEYEQQLGKKDRLLQQQQMKLDDARHNSNEGSHRSSRSEKSGYSNSVSPPPGPAFQHTAQGEELQLVREALRSLRDGFSGHDPQHHTLDTLEQGVASLMDRLYTLDTRRRQQDRGVHTHTQQFTQKTTEGPYKSPGRRANPTDRDSWPPSSKIAHSHSSPGLDSTVSTKVLYFTDRSLTPFLVNISKRLGEVTLRDFKAAVDRQGSFRYHFKALDPEFGTVKEEVFQDGALVPGWEGKIVAWVEEDHGERR from the exons CCTCAGTTCAGCCAGCCCTGCACACTCCCCTAAAGAAGAGTACATCATCGCTCAGTCCACAGACACTCCTAAAGAAGCATTTATCTCAGCTCAATCTGAAGACCACGCCGAGCCTGGGGATGACAAATCAGAGTTGACGGAAAGGAAATCTGATACAG AAGAGGTGTTGTCTCTCTGTGGCCTGTGTCCTGCACCAGGGCATGGTGGGCCAGAGGAGGAGAGATCATGGGAGGAGCAGCTGGAGTGTCACCAGGAGCAGCTGGAAAAGGAGATGCAGGAGGCCAGGAGGATGGTGTTCCGCCTGCAG gctcTACTGCTGCATGGCTCTCTCCCTGAGGACGAGCAGGACGTCTCCCTGGGCTTCGGGGATAGCAGGGCTAACTCTGAGCAGCAGCTG GTTCTAATCCGCAGTCGTCTGGACCAAAGCATGGAGGAGGCTCTTGATCTGAAG agggagcttctaaggcacAAGCAAGAGGCACGCCACCTTCAGGCTATTAAG CGTATGTCTGTACAGGAGGCTGCGGTGCTGCAGCTGAAGCAGGAGCTACTGAGGTGCAGCATGGGCAAAGAGCAACTGGAGGGGGAGAAC GCAGAGCTCAAATGGAAGTTGAGCGATCGGAACAAACTACTCAATGAGTATGAG CAGCAACTTGGAAAAAAGGATAGACTACTTCAGCAACAGCAAATGAAACTGGACGATGCTCGGCACAACTCTAATGAAGGAAGCCACAGG TCATCTAGGAGTGAAAAGAGTGGGTACAGTAACTCTGTGAGCCCACCCCCTGGTCCGGCCTTCCAACACACAGCT CAGGGAGAGGAACTGCAGCTGGTGAGGGAGGCCCTGCGTAGTCTGAGGGATGGTTTCTCAGGTCACGACCCTCAGCATCACACCCTGGACACACTGGAGCAAGGGGTGGCCAGTCTCATGGACCGCCTATACACACTCGACACACGCCGCAGGCAGCAGGACAgaggggtacacacacacacacaacaattcaCACAGAAGACCACAGAG GGTCCATACAAATCACCAGGACGAAGAGCCAACCCCACAGACAGGGACTCATGGCCACCCAGCTCAA AAATAGCTCACTCCCACAGTAGTCCTGGCCTGGACTCCACAGTCTCCACTAAAGTCCTCTACTTCACTGATCGTTCACTCACTCCTTTCCTGGTCAACATCTCCAAAAG GCTGGGGGAGGTGACTCTGAGAGACTTCAAGGCAGCGGTGGACCGCCAGGGTAGCTTCAGGTACCACTTCAAAGCCCTCGACCCAGAGTTTGGGACTGTGAAGGAGGAG
- the LOC139548750 gene encoding dixin-A-like isoform X10 yields MGAKQMKCLSSASPAHSPKEEYIIAQSTDTPKEAFISAQSEDHAEPGDDKSELTERKSDTEEVLSLCGLCPAPGHGGPEEERSWEEQLECHQEQLEKEMQEARRMVFRLQALLLHGSLPEDEQDVSLGFGDSRANSEQQLVLIRSRLDQSMEEALDLKRELLRHKQEARHLQAIKDALQQRMSVQEAAVLQLKQELLRCSMGKEQLEGENAELKWKLSDRNKLLNEYEQQLGKKDRLLQQQQMKLDDARHNSNEGSHRQGEELQLVREALRSLRDGFSGHDPQHHTLDTLEQGVASLMDRLYTLDTRRRQQDRGVHTHTQQFTQKTTEGPYKSPGRRANPTDRDSWPPSSKIAHSHSSPGLDSTVSTKVLYFTDRSLTPFLVNISKRLGEVTLRDFKAAVDRQGSFRYHFKALDPEFGTVKEEVFQDGALVPGWEGKIVAWVEEDHGERR; encoded by the exons CCTCAGTTCAGCCAGCCCTGCACACTCCCCTAAAGAAGAGTACATCATCGCTCAGTCCACAGACACTCCTAAAGAAGCATTTATCTCAGCTCAATCTGAAGACCACGCCGAGCCTGGGGATGACAAATCAGAGTTGACGGAAAGGAAATCTGATACAG AAGAGGTGTTGTCTCTCTGTGGCCTGTGTCCTGCACCAGGGCATGGTGGGCCAGAGGAGGAGAGATCATGGGAGGAGCAGCTGGAGTGTCACCAGGAGCAGCTGGAAAAGGAGATGCAGGAGGCCAGGAGGATGGTGTTCCGCCTGCAG gctcTACTGCTGCATGGCTCTCTCCCTGAGGACGAGCAGGACGTCTCCCTGGGCTTCGGGGATAGCAGGGCTAACTCTGAGCAGCAGCTG GTTCTAATCCGCAGTCGTCTGGACCAAAGCATGGAGGAGGCTCTTGATCTGAAG agggagcttctaaggcacAAGCAAGAGGCACGCCACCTTCAGGCTATTAAG GATGCTCTTCAGCAGCGTATGTCTGTACAGGAGGCTGCGGTGCTGCAGCTGAAGCAGGAGCTACTGAGGTGCAGCATGGGCAAAGAGCAACTGGAGGGGGAGAAC GCAGAGCTCAAATGGAAGTTGAGCGATCGGAACAAACTACTCAATGAGTATGAG CAGCAACTTGGAAAAAAGGATAGACTACTTCAGCAACAGCAAATGAAACTGGACGATGCTCGGCACAACTCTAATGAAGGAAGCCACAGG CAGGGAGAGGAACTGCAGCTGGTGAGGGAGGCCCTGCGTAGTCTGAGGGATGGTTTCTCAGGTCACGACCCTCAGCATCACACCCTGGACACACTGGAGCAAGGGGTGGCCAGTCTCATGGACCGCCTATACACACTCGACACACGCCGCAGGCAGCAGGACAgaggggtacacacacacacacaacaattcaCACAGAAGACCACAGAG GGTCCATACAAATCACCAGGACGAAGAGCCAACCCCACAGACAGGGACTCATGGCCACCCAGCTCAA AAATAGCTCACTCCCACAGTAGTCCTGGCCTGGACTCCACAGTCTCCACTAAAGTCCTCTACTTCACTGATCGTTCACTCACTCCTTTCCTGGTCAACATCTCCAAAAG GCTGGGGGAGGTGACTCTGAGAGACTTCAAGGCAGCGGTGGACCGCCAGGGTAGCTTCAGGTACCACTTCAAAGCCCTCGACCCAGAGTTTGGGACTGTGAAGGAGGAG
- the LOC139548750 gene encoding dixin-A-like isoform X5 encodes MGAKQMKCLSSASPAHSPKEEYIIAQSTDTPKEAFISAQSEDHAEPGDDKSELTERKSDTEEVLSLCGLCPAPGHGGPEEERSWEEQLECHQEQLEKEMQEARRMVFRLQALLLHGSLPEDEQDVSLGFGDSRANSEQQLVLIRSRLDQSMEEALDLKRELLRHKQEARHLQAIKQRMSVQEAAVLQLKQELLRCSMGKEQLEGENAELKWKLSDRNKLLNEYEQQLGKKDRLLQQQQMKLDDARHNSNEGSHRSSRSEKSGYSNSVSPPPGPAFQHTAQGEELQLVREALRSLRDGFSGHDPQHHTLDTLEQGVASLMDRLYTLDTRRRQQDRGVHTHTQQFTQKTTEGPYKSPGRRANPTDRDSWPPSSKIAHSHSSPGLDSTVSTKVLYFTDRSLTPFLVNISKRLGEVTLRDFKAAVDRQGSFRYHFKALDPEFGTVKEEVFQDGALVPGWEGKIVAWVEEDHGERR; translated from the exons CCTCAGTTCAGCCAGCCCTGCACACTCCCCTAAAGAAGAGTACATCATCGCTCAGTCCACAGACACTCCTAAAGAAGCATTTATCTCAGCTCAATCTGAAGACCACGCCGAGCCTGGGGATGACAAATCAGAGTTGACGGAAAGGAAATCTGATACAG AAGAGGTGTTGTCTCTCTGTGGCCTGTGTCCTGCACCAGGGCATGGTGGGCCAGAGGAGGAGAGATCATGGGAGGAGCAGCTGGAGTGTCACCAGGAGCAGCTGGAAAAGGAGATGCAGGAGGCCAGGAGGATGGTGTTCCGCCTGCAG gctcTACTGCTGCATGGCTCTCTCCCTGAGGACGAGCAGGACGTCTCCCTGGGCTTCGGGGATAGCAGGGCTAACTCTGAGCAGCAGCTG GTTCTAATCCGCAGTCGTCTGGACCAAAGCATGGAGGAGGCTCTTGATCTGAAG agggagcttctaaggcacAAGCAAGAGGCACGCCACCTTCAGGCTATTAAG CAGCGTATGTCTGTACAGGAGGCTGCGGTGCTGCAGCTGAAGCAGGAGCTACTGAGGTGCAGCATGGGCAAAGAGCAACTGGAGGGGGAGAAC GCAGAGCTCAAATGGAAGTTGAGCGATCGGAACAAACTACTCAATGAGTATGAG CAGCAACTTGGAAAAAAGGATAGACTACTTCAGCAACAGCAAATGAAACTGGACGATGCTCGGCACAACTCTAATGAAGGAAGCCACAGG TCATCTAGGAGTGAAAAGAGTGGGTACAGTAACTCTGTGAGCCCACCCCCTGGTCCGGCCTTCCAACACACAGCT CAGGGAGAGGAACTGCAGCTGGTGAGGGAGGCCCTGCGTAGTCTGAGGGATGGTTTCTCAGGTCACGACCCTCAGCATCACACCCTGGACACACTGGAGCAAGGGGTGGCCAGTCTCATGGACCGCCTATACACACTCGACACACGCCGCAGGCAGCAGGACAgaggggtacacacacacacacaacaattcaCACAGAAGACCACAGAG GGTCCATACAAATCACCAGGACGAAGAGCCAACCCCACAGACAGGGACTCATGGCCACCCAGCTCAA AAATAGCTCACTCCCACAGTAGTCCTGGCCTGGACTCCACAGTCTCCACTAAAGTCCTCTACTTCACTGATCGTTCACTCACTCCTTTCCTGGTCAACATCTCCAAAAG GCTGGGGGAGGTGACTCTGAGAGACTTCAAGGCAGCGGTGGACCGCCAGGGTAGCTTCAGGTACCACTTCAAAGCCCTCGACCCAGAGTTTGGGACTGTGAAGGAGGAG
- the LOC139548750 gene encoding dixin-A-like isoform X1: protein MGAKQMKCLSSASPAHSPKEEYIIAQSTDTPKEAFISAQSEDHAEPGDDKSELTERKSDTEEVLSLCGLCPAPGHGGPEEERSWEEQLECHQEQLEKEMQEARRMVFRLQALLLHGSLPEDEQDVSLGFGDSRANSEQQLVLIRSRLDQSMEEALDLKRELLRHKQEARHLQAIKDALQQRMSVQEAAVLQLKQELLRCSMGKEQLEGENAELKWKLSDRNKLLNEYEQQLGKKDRLLQQQQMKLDDARHNSNEGSHRSSRSEKSGYSNSVSPPPGPAFQHTAQGEELQLVREALRSLRDGFSGHDPQHHTLDTLEQGVASLMDRLYTLDTRRRQQDRGVHTHTQQFTQKTTEGPYKSPGRRANPTDRDSWPPSSKIAHSHSSPGLDSTVSTKVLYFTDRSLTPFLVNISKRLGEVTLRDFKAAVDRQGSFRYHFKALDPEFGTVKEEVFQDGALVPGWEGKIVAWVEEDHGERR, encoded by the exons CCTCAGTTCAGCCAGCCCTGCACACTCCCCTAAAGAAGAGTACATCATCGCTCAGTCCACAGACACTCCTAAAGAAGCATTTATCTCAGCTCAATCTGAAGACCACGCCGAGCCTGGGGATGACAAATCAGAGTTGACGGAAAGGAAATCTGATACAG AAGAGGTGTTGTCTCTCTGTGGCCTGTGTCCTGCACCAGGGCATGGTGGGCCAGAGGAGGAGAGATCATGGGAGGAGCAGCTGGAGTGTCACCAGGAGCAGCTGGAAAAGGAGATGCAGGAGGCCAGGAGGATGGTGTTCCGCCTGCAG gctcTACTGCTGCATGGCTCTCTCCCTGAGGACGAGCAGGACGTCTCCCTGGGCTTCGGGGATAGCAGGGCTAACTCTGAGCAGCAGCTG GTTCTAATCCGCAGTCGTCTGGACCAAAGCATGGAGGAGGCTCTTGATCTGAAG agggagcttctaaggcacAAGCAAGAGGCACGCCACCTTCAGGCTATTAAG GATGCTCTTCAGCAGCGTATGTCTGTACAGGAGGCTGCGGTGCTGCAGCTGAAGCAGGAGCTACTGAGGTGCAGCATGGGCAAAGAGCAACTGGAGGGGGAGAAC GCAGAGCTCAAATGGAAGTTGAGCGATCGGAACAAACTACTCAATGAGTATGAG CAGCAACTTGGAAAAAAGGATAGACTACTTCAGCAACAGCAAATGAAACTGGACGATGCTCGGCACAACTCTAATGAAGGAAGCCACAGG TCATCTAGGAGTGAAAAGAGTGGGTACAGTAACTCTGTGAGCCCACCCCCTGGTCCGGCCTTCCAACACACAGCT CAGGGAGAGGAACTGCAGCTGGTGAGGGAGGCCCTGCGTAGTCTGAGGGATGGTTTCTCAGGTCACGACCCTCAGCATCACACCCTGGACACACTGGAGCAAGGGGTGGCCAGTCTCATGGACCGCCTATACACACTCGACACACGCCGCAGGCAGCAGGACAgaggggtacacacacacacacaacaattcaCACAGAAGACCACAGAG GGTCCATACAAATCACCAGGACGAAGAGCCAACCCCACAGACAGGGACTCATGGCCACCCAGCTCAA AAATAGCTCACTCCCACAGTAGTCCTGGCCTGGACTCCACAGTCTCCACTAAAGTCCTCTACTTCACTGATCGTTCACTCACTCCTTTCCTGGTCAACATCTCCAAAAG GCTGGGGGAGGTGACTCTGAGAGACTTCAAGGCAGCGGTGGACCGCCAGGGTAGCTTCAGGTACCACTTCAAAGCCCTCGACCCAGAGTTTGGGACTGTGAAGGAGGAG
- the LOC139548750 gene encoding dixin-A-like isoform X12: protein MGAKQMKCLSSASPAHSPKEEYIIAQSTDTPKEAFISAQSEDHAEPGDDKSELTERKSDTEEVLSLCGLCPAPGHGGPEEERSWEEQLECHQEQLEKEMQEARRMVFRLQALLLHGSLPEDEQDVSLGFGDSRANSEQQLVLIRSRLDQSMEEALDLKRELLRHKQEARHLQAIKDALQQRMSVQEAAVLQLKQELLRCSMGKEQLEGENAELKWKLSDRNKLLNEYEQQLGKKDRLLQQQQMKLDDARHNSNEGSHRGEELQLVREALRSLRDGFSGHDPQHHTLDTLEQGVASLMDRLYTLDTRRRQQDRGVHTHTQQFTQKTTEGPYKSPGRRANPTDRDSWPPSSKIAHSHSSPGLDSTVSTKVLYFTDRSLTPFLVNISKRLGEVTLRDFKAAVDRQGSFRYHFKALDPEFGTVKEEVFQDGALVPGWEGKIVAWVEEDHGERR, encoded by the exons CCTCAGTTCAGCCAGCCCTGCACACTCCCCTAAAGAAGAGTACATCATCGCTCAGTCCACAGACACTCCTAAAGAAGCATTTATCTCAGCTCAATCTGAAGACCACGCCGAGCCTGGGGATGACAAATCAGAGTTGACGGAAAGGAAATCTGATACAG AAGAGGTGTTGTCTCTCTGTGGCCTGTGTCCTGCACCAGGGCATGGTGGGCCAGAGGAGGAGAGATCATGGGAGGAGCAGCTGGAGTGTCACCAGGAGCAGCTGGAAAAGGAGATGCAGGAGGCCAGGAGGATGGTGTTCCGCCTGCAG gctcTACTGCTGCATGGCTCTCTCCCTGAGGACGAGCAGGACGTCTCCCTGGGCTTCGGGGATAGCAGGGCTAACTCTGAGCAGCAGCTG GTTCTAATCCGCAGTCGTCTGGACCAAAGCATGGAGGAGGCTCTTGATCTGAAG agggagcttctaaggcacAAGCAAGAGGCACGCCACCTTCAGGCTATTAAG GATGCTCTTCAGCAGCGTATGTCTGTACAGGAGGCTGCGGTGCTGCAGCTGAAGCAGGAGCTACTGAGGTGCAGCATGGGCAAAGAGCAACTGGAGGGGGAGAAC GCAGAGCTCAAATGGAAGTTGAGCGATCGGAACAAACTACTCAATGAGTATGAG CAGCAACTTGGAAAAAAGGATAGACTACTTCAGCAACAGCAAATGAAACTGGACGATGCTCGGCACAACTCTAATGAAGGAAGCCACAGG GGAGAGGAACTGCAGCTGGTGAGGGAGGCCCTGCGTAGTCTGAGGGATGGTTTCTCAGGTCACGACCCTCAGCATCACACCCTGGACACACTGGAGCAAGGGGTGGCCAGTCTCATGGACCGCCTATACACACTCGACACACGCCGCAGGCAGCAGGACAgaggggtacacacacacacacaacaattcaCACAGAAGACCACAGAG GGTCCATACAAATCACCAGGACGAAGAGCCAACCCCACAGACAGGGACTCATGGCCACCCAGCTCAA AAATAGCTCACTCCCACAGTAGTCCTGGCCTGGACTCCACAGTCTCCACTAAAGTCCTCTACTTCACTGATCGTTCACTCACTCCTTTCCTGGTCAACATCTCCAAAAG GCTGGGGGAGGTGACTCTGAGAGACTTCAAGGCAGCGGTGGACCGCCAGGGTAGCTTCAGGTACCACTTCAAAGCCCTCGACCCAGAGTTTGGGACTGTGAAGGAGGAG
- the LOC139548750 gene encoding dixin-A-like isoform X8 produces the protein MGAKQMKCLSSASPAHSPKEEYIIAQSTDTPKEAFISAQSEDHAEPGDDKSELTERKSDTEEVLSLCGLCPAPGHGGPEEERSWEEQLECHQEQLEKEMQEARRMVFRLQALLLHGSLPEDEQDVSLGFGDSRANSEQQLVLIRSRLDQSMEEALDLKRELLRHKQEARHLQAIKDALQQRMSVQEAAVLQLKQELLRCSMGKEQLEGENAELKWKLSDRNKLLNEYEQQLGKKDRLLQQQQMKLDDARHNSNEGSHRSSRSEKSGYSNSVSPPPGPAFQHTAGEELQLVREALRSLRDGFSGHDPQHHTLDTLEQGVASLMDRLYTLDTRRRQQDRGGPYKSPGRRANPTDRDSWPPSSKIAHSHSSPGLDSTVSTKVLYFTDRSLTPFLVNISKRLGEVTLRDFKAAVDRQGSFRYHFKALDPEFGTVKEEVFQDGALVPGWEGKIVAWVEEDHGERR, from the exons CCTCAGTTCAGCCAGCCCTGCACACTCCCCTAAAGAAGAGTACATCATCGCTCAGTCCACAGACACTCCTAAAGAAGCATTTATCTCAGCTCAATCTGAAGACCACGCCGAGCCTGGGGATGACAAATCAGAGTTGACGGAAAGGAAATCTGATACAG AAGAGGTGTTGTCTCTCTGTGGCCTGTGTCCTGCACCAGGGCATGGTGGGCCAGAGGAGGAGAGATCATGGGAGGAGCAGCTGGAGTGTCACCAGGAGCAGCTGGAAAAGGAGATGCAGGAGGCCAGGAGGATGGTGTTCCGCCTGCAG gctcTACTGCTGCATGGCTCTCTCCCTGAGGACGAGCAGGACGTCTCCCTGGGCTTCGGGGATAGCAGGGCTAACTCTGAGCAGCAGCTG GTTCTAATCCGCAGTCGTCTGGACCAAAGCATGGAGGAGGCTCTTGATCTGAAG agggagcttctaaggcacAAGCAAGAGGCACGCCACCTTCAGGCTATTAAG GATGCTCTTCAGCAGCGTATGTCTGTACAGGAGGCTGCGGTGCTGCAGCTGAAGCAGGAGCTACTGAGGTGCAGCATGGGCAAAGAGCAACTGGAGGGGGAGAAC GCAGAGCTCAAATGGAAGTTGAGCGATCGGAACAAACTACTCAATGAGTATGAG CAGCAACTTGGAAAAAAGGATAGACTACTTCAGCAACAGCAAATGAAACTGGACGATGCTCGGCACAACTCTAATGAAGGAAGCCACAGG TCATCTAGGAGTGAAAAGAGTGGGTACAGTAACTCTGTGAGCCCACCCCCTGGTCCGGCCTTCCAACACACAGCT GGAGAGGAACTGCAGCTGGTGAGGGAGGCCCTGCGTAGTCTGAGGGATGGTTTCTCAGGTCACGACCCTCAGCATCACACCCTGGACACACTGGAGCAAGGGGTGGCCAGTCTCATGGACCGCCTATACACACTCGACACACGCCGCAGGCAGCAGGACAgaggg GGTCCATACAAATCACCAGGACGAAGAGCCAACCCCACAGACAGGGACTCATGGCCACCCAGCTCAA AAATAGCTCACTCCCACAGTAGTCCTGGCCTGGACTCCACAGTCTCCACTAAAGTCCTCTACTTCACTGATCGTTCACTCACTCCTTTCCTGGTCAACATCTCCAAAAG GCTGGGGGAGGTGACTCTGAGAGACTTCAAGGCAGCGGTGGACCGCCAGGGTAGCTTCAGGTACCACTTCAAAGCCCTCGACCCAGAGTTTGGGACTGTGAAGGAGGAG
- the LOC139548750 gene encoding dixin-A-like isoform X4 → MGAKQMKCLSSASPAHSPKEEYIIAQSTDTPKEAFISAQSEDHAEPGDDKSELTERKSDTEVLSLCGLCPAPGHGGPEEERSWEEQLECHQEQLEKEMQEARRMVFRLQALLLHGSLPEDEQDVSLGFGDSRANSEQQLVLIRSRLDQSMEEALDLKRELLRHKQEARHLQAIKDALQQRMSVQEAAVLQLKQELLRCSMGKEQLEGENAELKWKLSDRNKLLNEYEQQLGKKDRLLQQQQMKLDDARHNSNEGSHRSSRSEKSGYSNSVSPPPGPAFQHTAQGEELQLVREALRSLRDGFSGHDPQHHTLDTLEQGVASLMDRLYTLDTRRRQQDRGVHTHTQQFTQKTTEGPYKSPGRRANPTDRDSWPPSSKIAHSHSSPGLDSTVSTKVLYFTDRSLTPFLVNISKRLGEVTLRDFKAAVDRQGSFRYHFKALDPEFGTVKEEVFQDGALVPGWEGKIVAWVEEDHGERR, encoded by the exons CCTCAGTTCAGCCAGCCCTGCACACTCCCCTAAAGAAGAGTACATCATCGCTCAGTCCACAGACACTCCTAAAGAAGCATTTATCTCAGCTCAATCTGAAGACCACGCCGAGCCTGGGGATGACAAATCAGAGTTGACGGAAAGGAAATCTGATACAG AGGTGTTGTCTCTCTGTGGCCTGTGTCCTGCACCAGGGCATGGTGGGCCAGAGGAGGAGAGATCATGGGAGGAGCAGCTGGAGTGTCACCAGGAGCAGCTGGAAAAGGAGATGCAGGAGGCCAGGAGGATGGTGTTCCGCCTGCAG gctcTACTGCTGCATGGCTCTCTCCCTGAGGACGAGCAGGACGTCTCCCTGGGCTTCGGGGATAGCAGGGCTAACTCTGAGCAGCAGCTG GTTCTAATCCGCAGTCGTCTGGACCAAAGCATGGAGGAGGCTCTTGATCTGAAG agggagcttctaaggcacAAGCAAGAGGCACGCCACCTTCAGGCTATTAAG GATGCTCTTCAGCAGCGTATGTCTGTACAGGAGGCTGCGGTGCTGCAGCTGAAGCAGGAGCTACTGAGGTGCAGCATGGGCAAAGAGCAACTGGAGGGGGAGAAC GCAGAGCTCAAATGGAAGTTGAGCGATCGGAACAAACTACTCAATGAGTATGAG CAGCAACTTGGAAAAAAGGATAGACTACTTCAGCAACAGCAAATGAAACTGGACGATGCTCGGCACAACTCTAATGAAGGAAGCCACAGG TCATCTAGGAGTGAAAAGAGTGGGTACAGTAACTCTGTGAGCCCACCCCCTGGTCCGGCCTTCCAACACACAGCT CAGGGAGAGGAACTGCAGCTGGTGAGGGAGGCCCTGCGTAGTCTGAGGGATGGTTTCTCAGGTCACGACCCTCAGCATCACACCCTGGACACACTGGAGCAAGGGGTGGCCAGTCTCATGGACCGCCTATACACACTCGACACACGCCGCAGGCAGCAGGACAgaggggtacacacacacacacaacaattcaCACAGAAGACCACAGAG GGTCCATACAAATCACCAGGACGAAGAGCCAACCCCACAGACAGGGACTCATGGCCACCCAGCTCAA AAATAGCTCACTCCCACAGTAGTCCTGGCCTGGACTCCACAGTCTCCACTAAAGTCCTCTACTTCACTGATCGTTCACTCACTCCTTTCCTGGTCAACATCTCCAAAAG GCTGGGGGAGGTGACTCTGAGAGACTTCAAGGCAGCGGTGGACCGCCAGGGTAGCTTCAGGTACCACTTCAAAGCCCTCGACCCAGAGTTTGGGACTGTGAAGGAGGAG